The Apium graveolens cultivar Ventura chromosome 6, ASM990537v1, whole genome shotgun sequence genome contains a region encoding:
- the LOC141665871 gene encoding delta(12) fatty acid desaturase FAD2-like has product MVDETLSSIAQLPSTITQSLQSYMNSYGPGGIYGIQVFDAYTDLTGKSILLCQIFKYGRNTTIEGENTSLKTDMACTIEQFGDWLCNKRAIGIATLKSKLEDMIRGGKKKEKDSSNKEESCYDTLKEVYPSYIGTTARDMEQKSISATKRASRSPHVKPPFTLSDVKKAVPPHCFERSAIRSLSYLVLDVLIGITLYQIAATYILTSDLVQSSKLFYMTSWIIYAVLQGCILARFWVIGHECGHNAFSDYQWLDDTVGFITHSLVLFPYFSFKYSHHRHHSRTGSLEEEEFDIPLLKSQVPFLFRHLKNPVARVLVVAAVLAVAVPLYLLVNFRGRAYDQFASHFDPYSPMFSRKQRAQVLLSDAGCLAVIFALYKLALLKGFAWVAFIYGGPYLFTNAMLIIVAVLQHTNPLVPYYDSSEWEWFKGSMATIDRDFGFLNTVFHQQPNTHVAHHFFPKMPHYHAVEATKAFKPILGEFYQYDYTPFYKSLWDTVNDCVYVEEDKQNKGIYWYNNTF; this is encoded by the exons atggtagatgaaaccttatcaaGTATAGCACAACTACCATCAACTATAACACAAAGCCTTCAATCTTACATGAATTCATACGGACCAGGAGGAATTTATGGTATACAGGTTTTTGATGCCTATACTGACTTAACAGGAAAATCCATATTACTCTGTCAAATATTTAAGTATGGCAGGAATACTACTATAGAAGGTGAAAATACTAGCCTAAAGACGGACATGGCATGTACAATAGAGCAATTTGGCGACTGGTTGTGTAACAAGAGAGCAATCGGCATAGCAACATTGAAGTCTAAACTTGAAGATATGATACGAGGAGGAAAG aaaaaagaaaaagacaGCAGCAACAAAGAAGAAAG TTGCTACGATACTCTTAAAGAAGTGTATCCAAGTTATATAGGCACTACTGCAAG AGACATGGAGCAAAAGTCGATTTCTGCGACAAAAAGAGCATCAAGATCTCCCCACGTAAAACCTCCGTTTACTTTGAGCGATGTTAAGAAAGCTGTTCCACCCCATTGTTTTGAGCGTTCTGCCATTCGCTCTTTGTCTTACCTTGTGTTAGATGTCTTGATTGGAATCACTCTTTACCAGATCGCCGCAACGTATATCTTAACATCGGATTTAGTACAGTCATCTAAGTTATTTTATATGACATCTTGGATTATTTACGCGGTGCTTCAAGGTTGTATTCTAGCTCGGTTTTGGGTTATAGGTCATGAATGTGGACACAATGCTTTTAGTGATTATCAATGGCTCGATGACACTGTCGGATTTATCACCCACTCTCTCGTCCTGTTTCCGTACTTCTCATTTAAGTACAGTCACCATCGCCACCACTCGAGAACTGGATCGCTTGAAGAAGAGGAATTCGACATCCCACTGCTCAAGTCTCAAGTTCCTTTTCTTTTCAGACACCTTAAAAACCCTGTAGCAAGAGTCTTGGTTGTTGCTGCAGTTCTAGCCGTTGCTGTGCCTCTCTACTTGCTCGTCAATTTCCGTGGTCGAGCTTATGATCAATTCGCCTCCCATTTTGATCCCTATAGTCCAATGTTTTCACGTAAGCAACGCGCTCAAGTCTTGCTTTCTGATGCTGGATGCTTGGCCGTGATTTTTGCACTTTACAAACTAGCTTTATTAAAAGGTTTCGCATGGGTGGCTTTCATTTACGGAGGACCTTACCTATTCACAAATGCCATGCTTATCATTGTGGCCGTACTTCAACACACAAACCCTCTTGTACCTTACTATGATTCCTCCGAGTGGGAATGGTTCAAGGGATCCATGGCTACCATTGATCGAGATTTCGGGTTTCTCAACACGGTGTTTCATCAGCAACCAAATACACATGTAGCACACCACTTCTTCCCAAAAATGCCACATTACCATGCAGTGGAAGCCACCAAGGCATTCAAACCTATATTGGGGGAGTTTTATCAGTATGATTACACACCATTCTATAAGTCACTATGGGATACCGTTAATGATTGTGTTTATGTTGAGGAAGATAAACAGAACAAAGGAATTTATTGGTATAACAATACGTTTTGA